The Drosophila biarmipes strain raj3 chromosome X, RU_DBia_V1.1, whole genome shotgun sequence genome includes the window GAGTTAACTATAATTTCTACTTGGGACGATGTTTTATTCGATTTCTGCAAGCTAAAGAGAACTCTATAGGGATTAGAAATACAgaatttttgttcaaaatcaacacaaaataagtctgtttatttttatttttggttcaTCTAACAGTGCTCTATaactaattttataaaattatttatttttcccttttagTTTTGATCAGTGTATAAGAAAGTGTAGCCTCATTAGACAAGGAGagctcagttttaaagctaacgCCTACGAATATTtctacttattaaaaaaatgtgcagGCAGAACCACTATGAAGGCGCTTTTGATCGTGAAATTAAAAGTTGGGATTAGGCATGCGGATTCTAGGGGTTCCTGCGCAACGCAGGCCGTTAAGATAGaactttaagaaattttaaaattttaagtcgCAAGCTAAAACcgaaatatacaaatttagattttattaTGATTCTATGACTAAGAACCCCATGTTTGCCTTTTCCAAGTGCCACGCCCTCTCTAACgctcataaaaaataaacatttttggagCCCACAGTATTAAAGTCACTTGAGCAAATAaagcgttctttcttgttttttaaaactatttaaattacattttaatacgTAGAAGCCAACAATATATTAGTGGTACGATTTGTcctacttttattttatttaataaaatataataaaatgtaaaagctGTAGATGGGTATGTTTAATAATTCTCACATTCCACTTTTTTAAGtaccataaatatattcttaatctAATATCACGTACCTAGTATACATTGTAAAAACATGCCTAAGGTGTcacaattattataattgctATTCTATTACAAGAAATTCCGCTAAAGCtactaaaaaatttattattattgatagTAATTTATgactattatttattttataatacaacATGAATGAtgtattaaacattttccgACCAACTTATCCTTTATTTCTATAAAAGATTTATTTGTGGattaattcataaataaaatagcaaTAATGTACATTTTCTGAATGTTTGAAGACACAACATTATCATCGTTATTTTAATGTGACATCTATAGAAGCTTCAAGCACCCCTGCTAGTTAAGTTCCTGTTCATTTTTGGCCCCAAGCTTACCCACCTGTGACCCCTTATTGCAGCCTGCATCCAAACTGCTGGCAAGGATCGTTCGTACAAGCCGCTGGAGCAGATCGACGCCAAGTTTGCCGACATCGAGACGCACAGTACGGGCAGCACTGGCACCgcgaacagcagcagcagcagcctctCCAGCGGCAACCCCGTCTCCAATCCCAGCTGCCAGGAGCAGTCCTCGTCCCTCCTGCCAAGCGACTACCCCGGCGGCAACAGTGAAGCctcggcggcagcaacagccgcCGGCACGGCAGCCACGTCGGCGGCAGCGGGCGGAGGCAGTGCATCCGCGGGATCCAAGAAGTTCAAGGGCCAACACAAAAAAGACAACAGTGCGGACAACAATTCGGCGAAAGCCAACAGTAGTAACATCAGCAAAGGGGTGAGTGGGGGGAAATATTTAAGAATGTAATAGGAAACCATTTctacatttatatttcttatgtGATGCTACGACTTGAGAtcgtttaatttataaattattttgtgaGCCAGGAGTCGGAGCCAGTGCATCCATCGCTCGCCCAGGCCATCGTGGTGCTGGAGACGAAGGCGCTGTGGGACCAGTTCCACGCCCAGGGCACCGAGATGATCATCACCAAGACGGGCCGTCGGATGTTTCCCACCTTCCAGGTGAGGATCGGCGGCCTTGATCCCCACGCCACCTACATCTGCATGCTGGACTTCGTGCCCGTGGATGACAAGCGCTATCGCTACGCCTTCCACAAGTGAGTAGACCCTTTAGGTGTTTTGAGGAGAAAATAACCAGGATTTTAAACtgattttgcatatttttgctTAATTATGAAGTCATTTATGAAAGATCAAAATCGAATttgagttttttaaaatttaaaaattatgcattATTGCCGTCAAATAAAGttgataaatattaattgcGTGCCTTCAGCTCCTGCTGGGTGGTGGCTGGCAAGGCGGATCCCATCTCCCCGCCCAGGATCCACGTGCATCCCGACTCACCTGCCGCCGGCTCCAACTGGATGAAGCAGATCGTGTCCTTCGACAAGCTGAAGCTCACCAACAACCAGCTGGACGAAAATGGTCATGTAAGTCATTggattattaaatatttatatattacatatttatttagataTTAATGcacttcaaatatttaaatgtatattattttttattgctacCTTTTTCTTAGTTTAAGTCATTGAAAGGTCAGTAAAAATATCTAGTGTATCaagattataaaatatatattctcatttttaaggatactttttttttagtttaggtCATAGAAAGATAAGTAAAGTATCTAGTGTTTCAAGATAatctattatttaaaatgtttattctCTATTTTATGGATAAGCTTTTCTTTAATTCcctggttttgtttatttattatcctgcagttattttgctttcattcTTGTTTTCAGGGTTAATTAAGGTCAAATACTGTTCGGAGTGGTctggtttttcatttttataatttattttgcagaTCATTCTGAACTCAATGCATCGCTATCAACCTCGATTCCACTTGGTGTACCTGCCACCGAAGAACGCGTCCTTGGATGAGAGCGACCACTCGCGTCACTTCCGCACCTTCATCTTTCCAGAGACGAGCTTTACGGCCGTAACTGCCTACCAGAATCAGCGGGTGAGCAACaggctttatttatttattttataattttcttaagtATTTTATATTCTAATAAGATAATTAGAAAAGCATAACTTCAAAAGCATGCTTTGGAACCTATTATTTCGAAACGTATCTATAGACGTTGAAATGCTTAAATTCCATACTTAAATTCCATACTTAAGAAAAGTGTTTACAACAATTTTTGGTAAAGGCGTTTATATTTAACGCGAATTCCCACCCCGCCACTAATTGCCCAATGCAATTCCCCTCCGCACTTTTACCCTCCTTATTTTCCCTTGGCATACCGAACAAGAGGCCGCGACCATTTTGTGCCATTTCGGCcttattgtttatgttttccCATAATTTATAACAAACAGCGGCCAAAGCTCGCAGCCCGGTGCCGCGACCCCATCCACTGCGAAGCACAGAAGCAGCACAAATatatttgattatatttaaGAACAGCGTACGCGTATCCAGAAAATGCAGCATCGACCGAGAAGATACTCTAGTCCCCGATTTATGATTTCACTAAGAAATAAAGTGGGCTATATCTTAGTAGATGCTCTGATAACACCTACAGAATTATCATCTGTTTTCCAGGAAATAATTAGAGTAGAACCTTATGACTCATATATGGTTTATTAAAGTAAGAACTGTAAAAGGTTCCGGTACATTTTAGTATAATAAATGAGTTCTTTATTGATATTTTCTTAAGAATGCGATGAATTTTCTAAGAAAGTGCGTCATAAAGGGGTGAAAATCAGGTGTGCGATATGGTATACATACCTACACACAAAAAACTATTGGCTTAAATAGAACAATATAATAGTTAAATTGCCCAACCTTTAGCATAGTCAATCTCACAAGAACAAAGTACACACAGCTTATTATGATAATTTTACTATTAAATACCATAAAATgcacaataatattttaaaaagttaactAACTTATTCTTTGGTAAATTTTATctacaaatttgttttgtgtgtATGCTGTTTGGGACAAACCGAGTAAGATTTCCcgctaatttttatttttgcaccACTGACAAGCCCTTGAAACGGGGTTTGATATCAGGTTGAAGAGCACCTGGGGCGCCCCTATTTCTTATCGCATGTTGGACGCCCAGCCGAGGCAGCTCGAGGTGTTTCTGTGCGCTCCTCATATTTGTCCCGGGTATAACTCATAATTCCGGCCAGTGGGTCGGGGGATCGGGCCGGGGCTCGGGTACGTCGGCTATAAATACAGCCTAGACATGCTcggaaagtatttaaattatttatgtgcTCGATGTGGGTGGAACGCCTTTCCACCCGCCCTCGAATTTATTGCAAATCATTGCGTGGAATTCCAgttgtaaacatttttctctAATTTGTTgggtatttaatttatttgttttgctttcgaCATTCCTCCCATGCCTCTCCAGCCCAATAAAAATACTTCCCCATTTTCGTGCTCTTGCAGGTGACACAGCTGAAGATCTCCAGCAATCCCTTCGCCAAAGGCTTTCGGGACGATGGCACCAATGATGTGTAAGTGGAATCCGAGTTTTGTGTACTTCGTATTTCTTAGGTTATATTTAATCTCTATGAAAaccaaatcaatttgccaCATATGACTATATTTCTGTgcaaattttaattgcaaagCATTTGTCAGGGGTTGTGCCAGAGGAATTTTAAGTCGAAAATTTCCGTTCTgtataattttgaaacaagATCCGAAAACAtgtgttttaatttgttctatATTTTCAAAGGCCGCAATTGAATGCATACATTGCTCTGGTATTTTCCGTAAATATGCAATCTTTGAAACACTTTTAAGATTGTATTTTTCaacttttaatataaaaaagctTTAGGAACTACATGTGATTTGAAAATTGGCCTACTTTGCTATCATACCATTCCTACGCTTCAGCTGGCATGCCAACATTTGGGGGCCACCGAAAACTTAAGATCCCAAAATCCAAGTGGAACTAGACATTCGGTCGACGGGCCGAGACATTCCCGGAAAATATCGAAAAGTCTTGAAACCCCGAAACAATAactcaaaaacaaaagaactTCAAAATCTAGAACAGAAGCCGGAGATGTCGAGCGGCATGGGACTGACGATGATGCTGATGGGACGGCTGACAGATGCGCCGGcggcataaacaattttcggGGGCTTTTCATATTTGTCGAACTGCAGGCCTCGACTCCGGAGCATAGTGTAAACAAATCGGCGTCCGCGATTCCCAATTTTGTTTACGAGTATGCTTAGAGCTGTTTATCACAGGGAATACTTCAAATAATTTTGAGGCTTTGTTACAAACTTTCAAGCATTTCCGAATGTTTGGCTGGGGCTTTTGGGTCGAGTTCTATACAATTTCgaacacaaatatttataatattttccaagaCATTCTTTTTCACTTCATTTCATAACTTGCCTTTCAAGTTTTAAGTTAGAAAAGTTCGTTAGTCTGCCACATATTGGTTGAGCTTTCATATGTAATAGTTTCAAAAAGTATGATCTAATTTTATGATCTATTTTCTTGCTAAATCTCTATAGGTATATGGTTAGGTATAGCATTAATCCCAGAAACCCTATAGATGTTTCATATTACGCGAGAAAAGAGGCGGAAGCCTTGATTATGAAATATCCGTTTCTTCTAGAACGCCACCTAGTGGTAGGAAGTGGCACTACTGACGATGCAATCCCTTCAATTTCACTTATCCATAACTTTAAAAGCAATTGTGCAATTGAGCCagcttttaatttgttaataggaaaatagaaaccaattttaacttcaaaaaaaaatatctctgaaaaatatttagtcTAGTAAATTTCAGACTCATTTTGTTATCTGTTTAGAacttaaatatgtttttgtattattatttttaaattaaacttgcTTGCACTTACAGAACCTCTGGCGGTGGCAGCATGTCGTCCATGAGCCACGAGAGTCAGGCTCGCAtgaagcaacagcagcagcagcagcaacagcaactgcagcagcaacagcagcagcagcagcaacaactcaAGGAGCGCGCGGCGGCCACAAGCAACTTCGGCCTGAGTTGCACCGACCTGGGcgtggagcagcagcagcagccacagggAGTCCTGCAGCTGCCGGCCACGCCCTCCAGCAGCTCCACCTCCGGCAACTCCCCCGACCTGCTGGGCTACCAGATggagcagcaactgcagcaacagcagcaccagcagcagcagcagcaccagcccCAGCAGACACATCTCCACCAGCAACATCAGGCGGGCCAGCAGCAGGCGCTGCTGCAACAGAGCCAGAACCAGACCCAGTACGGAAGCTATCACCATGCCTATCAGCCGCAGCCCCAGCCGCATCCGCTCACGCCCCACTCCACCAGTTCCGCATCCCCGCCAGCCACTGCCGCGGGAGCCACTGCATCGGCATCGGCAgccggagcaggagcagcttcGGCCGGCACGGGAGCAACCCAGGTGATGGCCGCCGCCAATATCTACTCGAGCATCGGGCAACCCTATGCCCAGGAGCAGAGCAACTTCGGCGCCATTTACCACCACAATgcggctgctgccgccgccgcccactACCACCATGGCCACGCCCATGCCCACGGGCACGCCCACAGCCACGCCCACGGCCCCTACGCCAGCGCCTACGACAAGCTGAAGGTGTCGCGGCAcgcggccgccgccgcctaCGGCATGGGAGCCACCTACCCGAGCTTCTACGGCTCGGCGGCCCACCACCAGATGATGCGGCCCAACAGCTACATAGACCTGGTGCCGCGCTAGAGAGGATCTGGGCAGAAGCCACCCGATGGTCAAGAATGTGTGCGCCTAGGATCGGGTTCATGGGTCCCCTGGCGACATCAACTTAAATATTCTAGGAAATAACCCTAAACTTGcctgtaaaaattatttaatactcTAAATTAAGATTACTTCGTCAATATCTAGGAGCACAAAATATTCCTGCCAAAACTCTGTGAAGCCAGAATATATTTCTAAAGTCAAGAATTTTCGTTGTATTATTagaagttttttaaaattctaaatatttttgaaaagttaTAACTGAAGacaaacacatatttttttaataaattaggaATACTTATTGAATCTGAAGTAAATAATACAACAGccgaaactaaaaaataaatactttaaatattaaaatttaattcgctcAAAAATACAGAATGCCAAAAATTTTGCTTAATGTTAAAGTATGGAATGCTCTTAGAAAGAATGTAGCTAACAGTCTTCAACTTTAAATTCAGATCAGAGGATATACACTTTAAGCATTGAACCCTCCTTTAAGAGATTTCATTCTTGATTTTAGAACTTCAATTATTTGGTCGGTGCAGGAATCAAGTATTAGCAGCCAAATATAAAAGCAACAAGTATTACAAGTATTTctacaaaaatattaccaaaataaatagtgtttttttttgtagtgtAGTTCTTAACATTATCGATTCATGTGCAACAAAATCATATTTGATGTTATGTGTAGTGTAATTTTAATATGCTTTTTTTTCTTAACATTTTAGTTACTTTGTTTTTTCTatgtaaatacaaaatacgcATATCTCGCTATATATAAAAACTGAAACagtttaaatgaataaaacaaagaaaattaaaagtaaacttaaaaccaaaaacgtaaattaacaaaaaaactgaattttatttcaaaatggaCGAAGTCAATTGGGAAATGAGAGTGCCACGGGGGAAAACGATTTTCCATTTACCATTTTGTTTACGCTATAAAGCACTTTATCTCCGTCTCTCTCGAGCGCACGTTTTTTGTCGAGTGCCCCGTCTCTTTCTAAACAGAATGTGCCGTTGTTTTAATTGAGATAAACCAACGAAAGAGCAGCGAGAAAAGGAGGCTGGAAAATGCTttgaaaaatgggaaaacttCCGTGAAAAGGGGAGAAAATGTAGGGTGGGGGCTGCGGAAAAGGAGGAGTTGTGAtccaaaaatatatacgtAAGGGGAACTACTGAAATTGATTAAGTTCCAACGTGCTCCATTTTTAAGGTTTCAGCAAGTCTATgatccatttttattaaaataaatactaataaCTACTAATAACTTATATTAGCAATATTGTTGTCAGTAGAAGCATTGTTCAGGAGATTGGATCTGTTAAAATCGTAAAACATGAAAGAACCTAACTAGAAGAGGAAGGAAGCCAATCAGATGAGATTACAGACCCCGAGATTTTAGATTTCGGGACTGGAGCGAGTTTATGGGTAGTGTTTCAGCAAGAAGCAGAAGGAGGAGTGTCAGGCGATCGGGGTTAGAGGAAAGAGACAGCAAGATCTACAAAGGAAGCCATAAAGTCGTATCTTCCATTTTCCTGCGCTTTGATTTCCCATCGACTTTCTTTGTTATCATTGCGCGTCCATCGACCCTCAAAAGAGTTTTCCATACTCTGATAAGTCTTCCCCCGACGATTGACAAGCCGAATGAATCTCCGGCCCGAGGAATATCGATTTCGGGGCACAAATGTATATAAGTATTCCATGGACTTGGCAGGCCATCGATCGATCCAGAGTGGATTTAAGTGCCAAACTGAGGATTTCAGGTGGCCATAGGCTGTCATGTGCAATAACTTGGGGCGCAGATAAAAGGCCAAGCAAATAATTAGGCATTTTCATGGGTTTCTTGATCTCTTGATTCTTCATTATTCATTTGTGCGAATAAATATAtcagtatttttattagctTCATAAACGTGCTGATTAAAGAACCATTGCCCTGGAAGGTTGCCGGATTTTCTGCTTAGCAACTGGTTAAATAAGGCAAAAACCTAAGAAATGAGGCAAATACCTAATGAAGCACACAAAATGTAAAGaatattgataaaataatataataataaaataaagagaagTGCGTTAGAGAAAAATACCGTGCTAAAAACAAGTGCAAACGCCCTTGATTTAAGAACGATTTGTGCTCAAAAGTTCTGACATCGAGCACATTTGGGAATTTTAATATCCGTCAGCTCTAATAATTCCCAAGTGTTTATTCGGAATGTAATCGGTTAAAAGCGGCAAGTCGTAATtaaactataaataatatttttattcagaTATATCTCGAATGTTTCGTTCGTACTAGCATATAATATGAACTCAGTTTAATTGcgtaatatttgtatatttatttaaaaattacccGTCCTTTAATCATGACTGTaacttatttactttattattaaatcgtTCTTGTTTTTAGTGCAAATGTGATTATAATTAAGAACTATTCATCCTTGATTGAAGACCGAAAGGCTCTCGAGCGTAGTATTTTTGGTCCTGAAAAGTCGTGCTTGATACTTCTTGGCTTCTGTATTTTCCATGCTTGGTGAAGGTTTGTCACCGAAAATACTTGATTCAAGCGCGAGATACTGTATTTTTTCTGGCTGTATTTTTATCAGCtgcataaacattttatttgtaaaaccATTGTGCTTGAAAGTTGTTGAATTTTTGCTTGGCAACTGGTgacatttaatataaataaagaatcTTCTTTTTCAGTTAAACtggaaagaaagaaataatgaaaagtaTATACtcataataaatatagataGCTTAGAGCTTATTTTCTTATCTTAAGGTAAAACTACGAAAATTGTTTGATCCAAATTTGAAAGACCGAAATCTAAGTAAATTGATATTGCTCTATGGGAAATGATTATAAGCACCTggtttgaaaaatttaaaagaattatcTACCCTTCCCAAAGTTCACACACAACCATCGACCTATCAACAAGTTTTCCCGGGGTGGGAATTCCTTTCCTGCCACATGGATGCAGCACCACCTCCCGCCCCATATAGCACACATCATAGCCGGTCCCCCGACCCCCAATCCGTCGGCGACACATCTGTTTGTTCTTGGGCGTTGTTTTTGTGAATTTTATGCAAGTGATGAGAAATTTATGTTCTACTTGGTCGCCGCTCTAAGCGAATTGCATGCCAatttgttcttatttatggGTCCTCCCATAGGAGCCGTGCCAGAGGATGCGGGGTACGTATGGCGTTATTAAATTCTAGACATGCGCTCGCCGCTCTTTGAAGCCACTGCCTAATTTAGGCCCTTTCGTTACTCGAGACCTGGCCAAAGTTCAATACGCCGCACAATCAATCTGAAGCCTCCGCCGTGTCACCGTTTCCGTGTGACTAATGAACGTCGCCTTTGATGGCTTGTCACGGTGCCCGGCCATTGTGCCGGGGCGTGTGAAACTAGTTCTGAGTTCTCCGCGCAGGTTGGGCGTCAGGCGAGTGACGTTACTAATGATAAGGAGGCCATGTGTCGCACGCCGTGCCCCGCCGATCGTTCCATCCGATTACCACTGTACTGCACAGATACTGCGCTATATATACATTTCGCTGGCCAGGGAAGTATGATTGATTTTGGTGATCTGAATGCTGGAAAGCTCGGATAATACATCATTTTGTATTTAGGCATGTTTTATCGTTGAAAAGATAATGTTATTTTCATTAGAAGGAAAGTACACCTTCCACAAGAAGACAAAAACTCAGTTCTCAATATCTAACCTTCCAAGTGTATTGGTATGTTATTGAGAGTTACTTCTACTTTCAGCCAAAGTATTcatttcattcattcattcgcCCATGCGGATGTTATAATATATAGAATGTAGAATTTATAGAAAGGGAGATGTTTTCAATGCATCTTGCAACATACATTTTAATGcatatatctttaaaataaagctCTTAACATGAATGACTACTTGAAAGTATTAGTATTATGAATAACTCATTGATATGAATAATGGTTTTTAGGAAACCTTGCAAATGTTATATATTCTGTGTTAGAGTTAAAATTCTTGGCAGTCAAGCGACGATATCATGTGAAGGACTGAGACaattacattattttatataGACCGCCTAAAAAGCTAACTCACTTCACCCTGATGAATGATTCACTTACATTCCAGTGATTCATTTTAGGGAATCGACTGCCAAGGAAGTGAGTAAGAAATCGGCTCATCACT containing:
- the LOC108033196 gene encoding T-box transcription factor TBX1-B, which gives rise to MTHLMGPTECASAMMTTSMQFLDTGLPDYNCYANDYWTSPYMTGGLSPMKQIEACIQTAGKDRSYKPLEQIDAKFADIETHSTGSTGTANSSSSSLSSGNPVSNPSCQEQSSSLLPSDYPGGNSEASAAATAAGTAATSAAAGGGSASAGSKKFKGQHKKDNSADNNSAKANSSNISKGESEPVHPSLAQAIVVLETKALWDQFHAQGTEMIITKTGRRMFPTFQVRIGGLDPHATYICMLDFVPVDDKRYRYAFHNSCWVVAGKADPISPPRIHVHPDSPAAGSNWMKQIVSFDKLKLTNNQLDENGHIILNSMHRYQPRFHLVYLPPKNASLDESDHSRHFRTFIFPETSFTAVTAYQNQRVTQLKISSNPFAKGFRDDGTNDVTSGGGSMSSMSHESQARMKQQQQQQQQQLQQQQQQQQQQLKERAAATSNFGLSCTDLGVEQQQQPQGVLQLPATPSSSSTSGNSPDLLGYQMEQQLQQQQHQQQQQHQPQQTHLHQQHQAGQQQALLQQSQNQTQYGSYHHAYQPQPQPHPLTPHSTSSASPPATAAGATASASAAGAGAASAGTGATQVMAAANIYSSIGQPYAQEQSNFGAIYHHNAAAAAAAHYHHGHAHAHGHAHSHAHGPYASAYDKLKVSRHAAAAAYGMGATYPSFYGSAAHHQMMRPNSYIDLVPR